The nucleotide window GCCGCACTGTCGACCTACCTGGTCGTGGTGCTCCTTCTCGGAGCGACAGTGGGGGGAGTGTTCTTCGGGCCTGGCCTCGCCTTTCCATTGCTTGCTGTCGTGTGGTTGATCGGCGGCACGGTGGTCCGCCACACCACCGAGCGTGGCATCATATCTGTGGACATGCTGTTGAACGTGTCCTTGCTGGCTGGGGTGCTCTTGGTTTGCTCTATCGCCCTCGATCTCGTGGTGTCTGTTTATCTCAATCTCACGCTGCCCGAAACGGATCAGAGTATCCTCTCCCCTATAGATCGCAACGGAACGATCGAGGAATGGTACCCTAAGCTCTACTTCCCCACGGCCGAGAATTTCCGCCTGCTCAAACCTGACTTCGATGTCGCAGGTGCCCACTATGGCGACTATTACTTTCCCAGCATGCTACAGTCGCGGACCCTGGTCGATTCGGTATTGTACCGGCATAGAGTATCGATCCATGTAAACGAGCTCGGGTTTCGCGAACAGAGTGCGATGGACTCGTGTCACATCTTTACCCTGGGCGACTCGTTCACCTTTGGATGGGGCGTGACGGAGGGCGCCACCTGGCCGGATCTGCTTGAACGCAAGATGAATACTTGCGTATACAATCTTGGTATCCCAGGGTCCTCTCCCAAGCAGGAGCTCATGCTGTTGGAGTACCTGCTCTCTCATTTCGATGGGCACCTGCGCATCGGGCGCCTTCTTTGGATGATTTACGAGGGCAACGACCTCGAGGACAGCTATGCCGAGTGGAATGAGGCTTCCACGCCCAGCACCTTTGCTCGTGCGGTGAGAGGCACGATTCTTATTGATTTCCGAAACCTTGTGCGCGCACTTCGGGAGGAATCCCTCGCCTTTCGCTTGCGGGTGGGTCAGATCCAGCTCATCAGTCCCGCAAGGCGGCGCCCATACGCATCAGCCTACACCATCGATGGGGTTAGACTGGTTCGCCCCCTCTTTCACTCACCAACGCATGGCTACCTGCTGCTGTCCCCTGGAGACCTTGAGACCGCTTCGGAGCCCCCCACCTATGTCCTTCGCCATCCCAATCGTGGGGAGCTCGACAAGACGTTCGCTCGAATGGCTCATCTGAGCGACAGTTTGCATTTCAAGGTAACGGTCGCGATCATACCCACTTCAGTCCGACTCTACGCGCCATATTTCAAGCTCCTACCCGCCCCCTCAAGCGAACCTCACCTGGTGGACTACTTCCAGAAACTTGCCGAAACGCAGGGCTTCGACACCATCTCCCTTCTCAAGGGCTTCGAGCCATACGCTGGTACGGAGATGCTGTATTTCCGGGATGACGATCATCTTAACGTTCGGGGAAGTGAGATTGCGGCACAGCTAATTGCAGAGCATTTGCGCCAAGTGGGATACCAGTGAGCCTTGGGGCGCATCGTCGCAGCCCCACGGTCCAGTATCCCACCCCTGACTTCGGCCGTTCCTCTGGCTCGGTGCTCAGAACAGCGTGTAGATGAAGGGGGCGAGCGCTGAACCCTGAGCGATCACCAGCAGAGTGCCGACCAGCAGCATCATCACGATCACCGGCAGGAGCCACCACTTCTTGCGCACTCGGAGAAATGCCCAGAGCTCCCTTACCAGACTTGAATGAGGCATCGTTCTCTCTCAGAATTGACGTTTGAGATCGCTGCGCCCGCCCTGCGTTGGATGGCGAGCAATCCACGCCGGACCATCCTTGCGCGGGGCGAGCGGCCGGTGGCCACAGACCTTCAGCAAGACGCCCATGGGGGTGAGTACCAAGAAATACAAAGCACCCATCACGAGCGGTGTGGTCACCTTGGAGATCGCCTCCGCCGATCGCATCCAGACCCGACGAATCGACGTCATGCGTCCGGGCACCAGAAGTCCGGCGCTCACAAACGCGCAGCCCATGATGCTGAGCACCACAGCGCTTCGAGAGTGCCCGCGCCAGCTCGAGACCCCAGCGAGGACGAGGAACGCGGCGCCGACCTCTAGTCCGAATCGGCGCCCGTCCCGTGCGCTCAATCGAGCTGGTACGCCTGTTTCCAATCCGCCTTCTCCCTGGATTCAGGTTGGGCACTCTTGGCGAGCAGGTAGGGACCGAGAACGAGATGGTCGATGTCGGTCCGCATAAAGCAGCGGTACGCATCCGCCGGACTGCACACGATCGGCTCACCGCGGACGTTGAACGAGGTGTTGACGAGAACCGCGCATCCGGTGAGGCACTCGAACTCGCGGATGAGATCGTAGTAGTCCGGATTTGTGTCCCGGCTCACCGTCTGGATCCGGGCCGAGTAGTCGACGTGAGTCACCGCCGGAATGTCGGATCGGACGACGTTGAGCTGGTCGATGCCCCAGAGCCGACGGTCCCGAGCTGCTACGGGGGCCCGGTGTTCCTCCCGAACTGGGGCAACCAACAGCATATAGGGTGAGGCGCAGTCGAGCTCGAAGTACTCAGCGACCCGCTCGCGGAGGACGCTTGGCGCGAATGGCCGGAACCCTTCGCGAAATTTGATTTTGAGATTCATTTGCGCCTGCATGCGAGGGCTCCTCGGGTCTCCCAGGATGCTCCGGGACCCCAGCGCCCGCGGGCCGAACTCCATTCGACCGTTGAACCAGCCGATTACTTTTCCTTCGGCGAGCAGGCAGGCGACGGCTCGAAGGAGATCGCACCGATCAGGTCGCTCGTAGACGGCCCCTTCCGCGTGGAGAGCCTCTTCGATCTCTCGGTCGGGGTACGCTGGGCCCAGGTAGGCCCCATGCATCGCATCCCCCTGTGGGGAGATGGCACGCGCACCTCCATGGTGCCGATACCAGGCCAGTTGCGCGACACCAAGCGCACCGCCGGCATCACCGGCGGCCGGCTGTATCCATAACCGGCGGAACGGACCTTCTCGGAGGAGACGGCCATTGGCGACACAATTGAGAGCCACACCGCCCGCGAGACAAAGATTTTCCAGTCCGGTCTCTCGGTGCAACGCCCGCGCCATGCGCAGCATGATCTCCTCGCACACCACCTGAATGGAGCGGGCAAGGTCCATCTCACGCTGGGTAAGGTTGCTATCGGGAGTGCGGGGCGGTCCTCCAAAGAGCTGGTGGAAGGCCTCGCTGGTCATGGTGAGGCCGCCGACATAGTTGAAGTACTTCTGATTCAGGCTGAACGACCCATCGTCCTTGAGATCCACCAATTCCCGGTAGATGAGGTCAACGTATTTCGGTTCGCCGTAGGGGGCCAGCCCCATGACCTTGTATTCACCGGAGTTCACCCGGAATCCAGTGTAGTAGGTGAACGCGGAGTAGAGGAGTCCGAGAGAGTCAGGCCACTGCAGCTCCCGACTGAGCTGGAGATCACTCCCCCGTCCGATGCCAAAGCTCGCTGTGGCCCACTCACCTACCCCGTCGACCGTGAGAATCGCCGCCTCCTGAAAGGGAGACGGGAAGAAGGCGCTGGCCGCGTGAGACTCGTGGTGCTCGGCGTAAAGGAGCTCGCCAGCGTACCCCAGCTCTTCGCGCAGTCGCCGATCAGTGAAAAGCTTCTCCCGGATCCAAACGGGTCCCGCCTTCAGGAAGGAGCTAAAGCCTCTCGGAGCGATAGCGAGATAGGTCTCCAGAATGCGCTCAAATTTGAGCAGGGGCTTGTCGTAGAATCCGATCGAGGCCAGATCCCCAACCGAAACGCCACCTTCCTTCAAGCAGTACTCGACCGCTCGATGCGGAAAGCTCGCGTCGCCTTTTAACCTGCTGAATCGCTCTTCCTGCGCAGCGGCGAGGATTTCACCATTTCGCAGAAGGCAGGCGGCACTGTCGTGGTAGAACGCCGAAATGCCCAACACGTATGTATCTGCCATGTGCAGGGCCTGCTCAATGGAGGAGCTCAGATCACTTCAGAGCTTCGCGATTTCGGTGCTTCAGGAGCGGCACGAGTCGGGGCGAAAGTGAACGGCCGGCGACATCTGCTCCACTTCGCGCACACTGCCGACGCACATTTCTACGAAGCGCCTTTGCCAGAGATGACGGCGGGAATTGTCCGTGCCAGGATCCACAGATCCAGGATCAGCGACCAACGGTCGATGTAGGCCAGGTCGAGCTGAATCCAATCATCGAACGCCACGTCGCTCCGGCCGCTCACTTGCCACAAGCCAGTGATCCCCGGAAACATGCTGAAACGCCGCATCAACCAAGCCTCTTGAAACCTGCTCACGTCCCGAAGTGGCAGAGGACGGGGTCCCACCAGAGACATGTCGCCACGAAGAACGTTCCACAGTTGCGGGAGCTCATCGAGGGAGGTCCGCCGAAGGAACGCCCCGAGGGGAGTAATGCGAGGGTCCATGCGGATCTTGAAGACGGGGCCGTTGACCTCGTTTAGCTCCTCCAACTGCACCTGCTGGTCCTCGGCACCATCCACCATCGTGCGGAATTTATACATCATGAAGCGCCGGCGGTCCCGTCCGTAGCGTAGTTGCGCGAAGAACACGGGGCCGGGACTGGTGAGCTTGATTGCCACCCCAATAGCGACCATCAGCGGGCTCAGCACGATAGCAGCTAGGCCAGCGCCGAACAGATCGATCGCCCGCTTCACCAGCAACCTCGGGCCCTCGGCGGCGGCGGGGACGGACAAGACGGGGCCCGAAGACGAGTACTCCACACGCGGTTCCCTGCGGGTGTGGGCGAACAAGCTCGCCGAGTACTTGACCGGGACACCGACGCGCTC belongs to Gemmatimonadales bacterium and includes:
- a CDS encoding DUF5989 family protein; the protein is MPHSSLVRELWAFLRVRKKWWLLPVIVMMLLVGTLLVIAQGSALAPFIYTLF
- a CDS encoding carbamoyltransferase, whose amino-acid sequence is MADTYVLGISAFYHDSAACLLRNGEILAAAQEERFSRLKGDASFPHRAVEYCLKEGGVSVGDLASIGFYDKPLLKFERILETYLAIAPRGFSSFLKAGPVWIREKLFTDRRLREELGYAGELLYAEHHESHAASAFFPSPFQEAAILTVDGVGEWATASFGIGRGSDLQLSRELQWPDSLGLLYSAFTYYTGFRVNSGEYKVMGLAPYGEPKYVDLIYRELVDLKDDGSFSLNQKYFNYVGGLTMTSEAFHQLFGGPPRTPDSNLTQREMDLARSIQVVCEEIMLRMARALHRETGLENLCLAGGVALNCVANGRLLREGPFRRLWIQPAAGDAGGALGVAQLAWYRHHGGARAISPQGDAMHGAYLGPAYPDREIEEALHAEGAVYERPDRCDLLRAVACLLAEGKVIGWFNGRMEFGPRALGSRSILGDPRSPRMQAQMNLKIKFREGFRPFAPSVLRERVAEYFELDCASPYMLLVAPVREEHRAPVAARDRRLWGIDQLNVVRSDIPAVTHVDYSARIQTVSRDTNPDYYDLIREFECLTGCAVLVNTSFNVRGEPIVCSPADAYRCFMRTDIDHLVLGPYLLAKSAQPESREKADWKQAYQLD
- a CDS encoding SxtJ family membrane protein yields the protein METGVPARLSARDGRRFGLEVGAAFLVLAGVSSWRGHSRSAVVLSIMGCAFVSAGLLVPGRMTSIRRVWMRSAEAISKVTTPLVMGALYFLVLTPMGVLLKVCGHRPLAPRKDGPAWIARHPTQGGRSDLKRQF